In Topomyia yanbarensis strain Yona2022 chromosome 2, ASM3024719v1, whole genome shotgun sequence, one DNA window encodes the following:
- the LOC131682431 gene encoding ralBP1-associated Eps domain-containing protein 1-like, whose protein sequence is MDELSEAELRYYNDLFKICSESSDGSGKIPALKATSLFRSANLSNEVINKITSLVGIPQTALHLSRQQFYGCLKLIAAYQASVPLREEILTSTLTLPLPQFSWIESPTALPPPSGSSSGGAGITSSSSAISERNGYGSRSTDYKVMKIGRDLIELTTTSSSSSRERVDNVSNSGDMTNSDQPSTDSEVDHNEESMLRSVERHHVIKVKGHGTGRLVGGGVGGNSSGVGGSPEAWSTASDSPTPTNSVAERPWANQALWQGLVCEEQRQLLGTEEESSDKHSSDDDQEADLEYFYQISQTQKEYYLKQFRSIQSDVHGLVSGQVARVFFEKSRIPIEELRHIWQMCDVTRDGALNLAEFTAAMHLVVLRRNNIPVPATLPACLMPNLLQSSLLPGANSGLQNQHSGGSAGGASAGSAGTGTESINSTRERTGPEEADLLHLESDDNTDNGSQVTVDKKEYQRILSHQEPLKLNHQLPSASSTATVTLVSVGSTDSPPAISSTTNSSKLINTVSGRKTPTNLASPPHHPQKAKHSNEQPVTPPNNLNKEWNASSKEWTKFTESPTSNVSSPGPKPVNFDMQRTTQAIVSDPQILHPVPLRVTPVGAEAADNSNLVYSDVTVGTGGILIVQRDDSSPKQLAQQLPQPVSNQRDSLTSGDLRAIQRPQPKKPPSKGVGAIPPPPQREPSITSSSGSAGTADSMATSLDTATFNSVINNITGQAPVSTLANSASKKDQPPPPLPPPRPVQHRHTRSSSLDLNKFKLNTASGASAGLSKQLDDQLRMPPPPEVPPRVTPTSEQSPAPGFADFAHFPNTPVAGGSHMVSAENNITTILLDASGNMTTATHHTTGVRGNVTGSLITGPPSLQTVSRNSAFEVYRKPQQQHSRGSQSPPHPPPPLVSSRSVESSSLEYEKRISTLTDNLRQVRFKGTESANGSDVLKHLKEQNMLLLRICSDLSEELLQIQQKREDIKIKIDLQEQNLGASAVIVTGGGQPGAVIGLQNHIA, encoded by the exons ATAACTTCGCTAGTCGGAATTCCACAAACTGCCCTGCACCTATCTCGACAGCAGTTTTACGGATGTCTGAAGCTGATAGCGGCCTACCAAGCATCGGTGCCCCTGCGTGAGGAAATTTTAACATCCACGTTGACTCTTCCACTGCCGCAGTTTAGCTGGATAGAGTCCCCGACGGCACTTCCACCACCGTCAGGGAGTTCATCTGGAGGTGCAGGCATCACCAGTTCCAGCAGTGCCATATCAGAACGCAACGGGTACGGAAGCCGATCGACGGACTACAAGGTTATGAAGATTGGCAGAGATCTCATCGAACTGACTACTACTAGCAGTAGCAGTAGTCGCGAGAGGGTGGATAACGTGTCGAACAGTGGTGATATGACTAATTCAGATCAACCCAGTACGGACTCGGAGGTAGATCACAACGAAGAATCTATGCTGCGTTCTGTCGAACGACACCATGTGATAAAAGTGAAAGGCCATGGAACAGGTAGACTGGTAGGTGGAGGAGTCGGAGGAAACAGCAGTGGTGTCGGTGGATCGCCAGAAGCTTGGAGTACTGCCAGTGATAGTCCTACGCCAACCAACAGTGTTGCAGAGCGTCCCTGGGCAAATCAAGCCCTCTGGCAAGGGTTAGTGTGTGAGGAACAGAGGCAGCTACTTGGCACAGAAGAAGAGTCATCCGATAAGCATAGCAGTGACGATGATCAGGAAGCTGATTTGGAATATTTTTATCAGATTTCACAAACGCAAAAAGAGTATTACCTGAAACAATTTCGGTCCATACAGTCTGATGTTCATGGTTTAGTCAGCGGACAAGTGGCCAG ggtattttttgaaaaatctcgtATTCCAATTGAGGAACTCCGTCATATTTGGCAAATGTGCGATGTTACGCGCGATGGAGCTCTTAATCTGGCCGAGTTCACTGCTGCCATGCATCTAGTAGTTTTGCGACGGAACAACATTCCTGTCCCTGCAACACTTCCTGCTTGTTTGATGCCGAATTTACTGCAAAGCTCGCTGTTACCTGGTGCGAACAGCGGCCTACAAAACCAGCACAGTGGTGGGTCGGCGGGAGGTGCTAGTGCTGGCAGCGCTGGAACTGGGACAGAATCCATCAACAGCACCCGTGAGCGAACCGGTCCAGAGGAAGCTGATTTACTACATCTAGAAAGTGATGATAATACAGATAACGGCAGCCAGGTAACCGTCGACAAGAAAGAGTACCAGCGTATTCTGTCGCATCAAGAACCACTCAAACTGAATCATCAACTGCCATCGGCCAGTAGTACGGCTACGGTAACACTGGTATCGGTTGGTAGCACCGATAGCCCCCCAGCGATCTCATCCACAACAAACAGCTCGAAATTAATAAACACGGTTAGCGGAAGAAAAACTCCAACGAATCTGGCATCGCCTCCTCATCATCCGCAGAAAGCAAAGCACTCGAACGAACAACCGGTAACGCCGCCAAATAATTTAAATAAG GAATGGAACGCATCCAGTAAAGAATGGACCAAATTCACAGAATCTCCTACATCCAATGTCTCTAGTCCCGGACCGAAGCCGGTCAACTTTGATATGCAGCGTACGACGCAGGCAATAGTTTCTGATCCTCAAATTTTGCATCCAGTACCACTGAGAGTTACACCTGTTG GTGCAGAAGCGGCTGACAATAGCAATCTAGTCTACAGCGATGTGACAGTTGGAACCGGTGGTATCTTGATCGTTCAGCGGGACGATTCTAGTCCGAAACAGCTAGCGCAACAATTACCACAACCGGTCTCCAATCAACGTGATTCGCTGACTAGTGGTGATCTTCGTGCTATACAGAGACCTCAACCGAAGAAGCCTCCATCGAAGGGAGTCGGCGCCATTCCGCCTCCTCCACAACGGGAACCAAGTATAACATCTTCCAGCGGTTCGGCAGGAACAGCAGATTCAATGGCTACATCGCTGGATACGGCCACTTTTAATAGTGTCATTAACAATATCACTGGACAGGCACCTGTGAGCACCCTCGCAAATAGTGCCAGTAAGAAGGATCAACCTCCACCACCATTACCACCACCACGACCAGTCCAACACCGCCACACAAGAAGCAGCAGCTTGGATTTGAACAAGTTTAAACTAAATACAGCCAGCGGAGCTAGTGCTGGGCTATCAAAGCAGCTAGACGACCAATTGCGAATGCCACCTCCACCGGAGGTTCCACCACGCGTCACGCCAACGTCTGAACAATCTCCGGCACCTGGGTTTGCCGATTTCGCGCATTTTCCCAATACACCGGTGGCGGGTGGTTCTCATATG GTATCCGCCGAGAACAACATTACCACGATCCTGTTAGATGCCAGTGGAAATATGACAACCGCCACACATCACACGACGGGTGTCCGCGGGAACGTCACCGGTTCACTGATCACCGGTCCACCCTCGCTCCAAACGGTATCTCGCAATAGCGCCTTCGAGGTGTACCGTAAACCACAGCAACAGCATTCACGAGGATCTCAATCACCACCACATCCCCCACCTCCGCTGGTATCGTCGCGCAGTGTAGAATCGTCCTCGCTTGAGTACGAAAAACGTATCTCGACACTAACCGACAACCTGCGCCAGGTGCGCTTCAAAGGTACCGAATCAGCCAATGGTTCCGATGTGCTGAAGCATCTGAAGGAACAGAATATGCTTCTGCTGCGGATATGTAGTGATTTAAGCGAGGAATTGCTTCAGATTCAACAGAAACGGGAggatataaaaattaaaattgatctGCAAGAACAAAACTTAGGTGCGAGTGCCGTGATTGTTACCGGTGGCGGGCAGCCCGGAGCCGTCATTGGACTTCAGAATCACATTGCATGA
- the LOC131682433 gene encoding protein croquemort-like, whose translation MCSRCSNKAKQWWSIGISALICVLALVFGVAWPLIVRSETEKLLLLQPGSQVFENWKEPPVPMYLEIYLWNWTNTEDYRSDGYKPRLEQLGPYTFREIHERVDLQWNDDFTLSFYQKRIWHYEPQLSTGDLENDIVISINPILLTVGFATKDNPLQSWLDLMINASPHVIDSPFYVVRAKEILFEGHDDYFLESLLYIVEQAPEIIGDVELPPFDKFGWFYERNESKTYDGKFTVGTGVDAFETMGMMHLWNNVRQTVFYRGECGLVHGSTGEIWPPFQEYYNTNVTVFSPDICSSMSLEFDGDFSLHGVDGFKWKGNERPFDNGHRYIETECQCTAPKEECPVLAPGVLDVSRCKWGAPATVSYPHFYLADQTYRDAVDGMNPDKEQHEFVLALEPHTGVPLTVKAQLQVNLMVKQYGLTLLEGIPDVMLPILWFRQRADLSEELANDIKLLLILPDIGMYIGIGLGVVGAICLGLALYFSLIIWRTDKSV comes from the exons ATGTGTTCCAGGTGCTCGAATAAAGCTAAACAATGGTGGTCTATCGGTATTTCGGCTCTAATATGTGTCCTTGCTCTCGTTTTCGGAGTTGCGTGGCCTCTAATTGTGCGTAGCGAAACGGAAAAGCTGCTTCTATTGCAGCCCGGCTCGCAAGTTTTCGAAAACTGGAAGGAACCGCCGGTTCCTATGTATTTGGAGATATACTTATGGAACTGGACCAATACAGAGGATTATCGTAGTGACGGATATAAGCCTCGTCTTGAGCAGCTTGGACCATATACCTTCCGGGAGATACACGAACGCGTTGATCTTCAATGGAATGATGATTTCACGTTATCCTTCTACCAGAAGCGCATTTGGCATTATGAACCGCAGTTGTCTACTGGAGATTTGGAGAATGACATAGTCATATCGATTAACCCTATTTTATTG ACAGTTGGTTTTGCCACAAAGGATAATCCTTTGCAATCCTGGTTGGATCTCATGATTAACGCCAGTCCTCACGTTATCGATTCACCATTTTACGTGGTCCGAGCGAAGGAGATACTGTTTGAAGGGCATGACGACTATTTCCTCGAATCATTGCTGTATATAGTAGAGCAAGCACCAGAAATTATAGGCGACGTTGAGTTGCCGCCATTCGATAAATTTGGTTGGTTCTATGAGCGGAACGAGAGTAAAACATATGATGGAAAATTTACGGTCGGAACCGGGGTAGATGCATTTGAAACGATGGGAATGATGCATCTATGGAACAATGTTAGGCAAACTGTATTCTATCGGGGTGAATGTGGATTGGTTCATGGTTCTACGGGCGAAATATGGCCACCTTTCCAAGAATACTATAACACAAATGTCACTGTGTTTTCACCGGATATCTGCAGCTCCATGAGTCTGGAATTTGATGGAGACTTCAGTTTGCATGGTGTCGATGGATTCAAATGGAAGGGTAACGAGCGACCCTTTGACAACGGACACCGGTATATCGAAACCGAATGTCAATGCACTGCACCGAAAGAAGAATGTCCCGTGTTGGCACCTGGTGTACTAGATGTGTCACGTTGCAAATGGGGTGCTCCGGCGACTGTATCGTATCCACACTTTTATCTGGCCGATCAAACATATCGGGATGCCGTAGATGGAATGAACCCTGACAAGGAGCAACATGAATTTGTGCTTGCGCTAGAACCACATACAGGAGTGCCTCTCACAGTGAAGGCCCAATTACAAGTAAACTTGATGGTCAAACAATATGGATTAAC cttACTTGAAGGTATCCCGGATGTGATGCTTCCAATTTTATGGTTCAGACAAAGAGCGGACCTTTCCGAAGAACTTGCTAACGATATCAAG cTGCTTCTTATTCTTCCGGATATTGGAATGTACATCGGTATTGGTCTGGGAGTTGTGGGAGCGATTTGTTTAGGATTAGCTCTGTACTTCTCATTGATAATTTGGAGAACAGACAAGAGTGTGTAA